The genomic interval TTGAAAATCATCCGGAGTACTCCTTTCGCATCGTTAATGGAAATTGAACCTGTACTACAAGAGAGAGGATTGCTCGATGCTCTGTTGCAGAGATACGATGAGCGctcccaaaaatttaaaattggtgAGAGCTTGTTGACGTTTAGACCAGAAGATGTATCCATTATTCTTGGTCTTAGATGCGATGGGGATGCAGTGGTTTTCAAAAAGAGAAGGCCACGTTcagaatttgaagaaaaatatttctcgAAAAGCTATGAAAGATATAGGGAAGCTATCAAAAAAACTCTTAGCACACTAGTCCggaagagggaagaagaagaaaactttgtgAAGATATTGTTGGTATTCATCATGGGGACCATGCTGTTCCCGATCTCATCATGTTCTGTTCCCAATTGGCTTGTAGACTATGTAGACGATCTTCCCACAATGCGGCGctatgcatgggcgcaagccacacataagtggcttatggatGACGTCCCGCAAACGGCCGACAGAGTTCAAACAAGATGCTCTAGTGAGAAGACAAACACTGGCTACTTGCGAGGATGTGTTGTCGCTCTAAATATTTGGTTCTACGAAGGAACTGGCATCGGCAAGAAGGTGCGATTTGGTAAGACTCCCCGGATCCTGTGTTACGGGGTGAACAATTTCAAGAAGCAAGCATCCATTGGTTCATTGCTATCATCAGTCGAGGGGAAAAAGGTATTTAGTTTACACTTAACTTATTTAGTGTCcgcttaataattttttttccggtttaaatttttattttacacttAAACTATTTAGTTTTCGCTTAAGTTTCCTAGTTTTCACTTGCAAAAATCTGTTTTCAGTTAACTTTTAGGTTTTACacttaaaaaatatactttttcgCTTAAAAAATTAGTGTTTACGGTTAAAATATGTAGTTTAGACTTAATTTGTTAAGGTTCCGCttaagaattaatttttgattgttgttttaagtttttcGTTTGAGTATCATTGTTTACCTTGACTGTATGTCATTTCCACATTACAGTTTTCGGCCCTCGCCCTGGCTAACGCCGAAGAAGAAGCTTTCATCAGGACAAGCCACCGTGGAGAACAAGTGGCTAGCACAATACGTCTTGGCGCAAAATCTGGGGAGAAATCCACATGGAAACGTAGACGGTCTCCCTCAACACCAAGGAGCCCACCACGTCGGGGTCAACGTGGTTATGTTTCTGTTAATCCACCGAGTGGGGTAATTGATGAAGACATTAGGTTATGTTTACTGAAAAGTTTTAAGAAGTTGATCGAAACTGTTGGTGGGCTTCAAACCAAAGTTGAAGTAATTGGGGGTCGTGCCCCTTCCAATATCGCATCGATAGCTGACGACACCAAGGATTTGCAGCTGAAACAAGCGGCCAGCAAGAGAACTCGAGTGAAGAAGGTTATCAGTAGGCGAACACAACCATTGCCTCTTTCCGCATCTAACGATTCTGATGATGCTCCTCTCAAGCCAGTTACAAGGCGATCTACAAGGTCTGCGATTTCGCAAGCCGATTTCCGACCATAAGAACGGCCTCCAAAAATTGCTCGAAAGGGCAAAGTCAAGACAAACTCAACTCCCTTTTCACCGACTTCGTCTTCCGGACCCACAACACCATCCCCACGCCCTTCCCTCTCTACACTATCCAAGCAATCCCTACCCGCTTCCCCATCGGCTCCTGCAGCGCCATCCCCACCCGCTTCCGCCTCCGGACCCGTCTCATCATACCCACTCGCTTCCCCCTCCGCACTTGATCCGTCATCCCCACTCCTTCCCTCCTCCACAACCAAGCCGCTAACTCCACCCCCTTCCCCCTCTGCACCCGATCCGTCATTCCCACTCCCTTAGCCCTCTGGACCCGCGCCATCTTCCCTAATCCCCTCCCCCTCCAGACCCGCGCCACCTTCCCCCATCCTTTCCTACTCCGAACCGCCGCCATCTTGTCCACTTCCTTCCTTCTCCGAACTGACCAAGCCATCTCCACCCGCTGTACCACCAGTCGACGTCGCCGAAAATGTCAACGTGGAGTCTATAATCGAATCACTAACATCCTTGAGAAATGATCAGCCCCCTTCTGTCGACAGGCACGAAACCATCaattgacactactgatgaagcGTCAGTTGTCATCCCAAAACCAATACCGGCTACGTCATCAATTGACGAACAGGTAGTGGTACCGACCGAACAAGTTAGTCAGACTTTTAGGGTACCACGGAACAAACACCCTGCTGGatttatgaaattaaataaagtcGAACAACTGACAATCAGCCACTTTCTAAACTGTCCAATGGACATGTAAGcatcatgtttttacttttactgTCTTCACTTAAGTTTaatgtttacatttaattttaatgttttacgCTTACGTTTTTGTTATTCCaattaaacttatatttttccGCATAAGTGTTAACGTTTCCACTTAAGTTTCAAATTTTCCTCTTAACTTTAAAGTTTTACAATTAAACTTATATGTTTTTGCATAAGTTTTAATGTTTCCacttaagttttaatattttcatcttAACTATAAATGTTTCCAGTTAAGTTACAAAATTTCCGCTTAATTTATAATGTTACGCTCAATTTTGCGTGCTCTGATCTAGTAGGACTTATGTTTGGAAGAATGATGTTTCATACACCACTCGGGCGGGTGTCTACTCTCTGTTGGAAGGGAAGGAAATGGtcgctgatgatgtgatggatgtATATGTATTGATAATCATGGAACAGATGAATAGCGAACTGTACACTTATAATGTACGCGCAGCAATCACCCGACCACTTGCTCTTTTGATGTCCTCATCAGAGCACACAGGAGAAGAGTCATTGCTCATGATGGCAGATGTTGTACGCCAGTTTGCAGATGTCGACGTCATCTTGATGCCTATTATACTTCATGGTCACTTCCATCTCGTCGTACTTGATAAAGTGAAGAAggaatatattcattattcctCGTCTGTCAGTCTGAAATATGATCAAGATGCTATCCACATGGTAAACAATGTTTTCATTCGTTTAAATTGTTTCTATTTTCATCACCGTTTGGCTTGACCGATGCATGTTTTGTTGACGGCGGGAACTATTCGATAAATGTTTAGTAATTGAATTTGGTGATAACGTAACAGAAGCTTACCCTCTCAGACAAGAACGAAATTGCCCGTGGCAAAAGCTGGGTACAGTCGATTGTCCAGTCTATGTCATGCGCTTTATAGAGCAAATACTCGCTGGCGAGAAACTAAAACTTCCCCAGACGGACATTCCACACTTGCGTCTATGTTTTGTGGGTCGAATATTGATGGATGGCATTGCCCGTGGTCGCTGAACTTCCGGAGAATCAAAGAGCTGTTAGGATATGTTTAGCAATATATTCTCATTAACTTGacttttcttctattttgagTTCTGGACAAGTACTTATTTGCATATCACTACGATGCTTTGAACAAGAGTTGTTTGTCATGCACGTATATGCTTGTCTACTTAAAAAGAATCGTacttagttaaaattagttcatACTGCTTAAATGTCGCTCATACTGCTTAAATTTAGTTCATACTGCTTAAATTTCGGTCATACTGCTTAAAATTAGTTCATACTagttaaaatttgttgttttcacttaaaactaaaacataccGCTTTTCTTGTGGCAAGCTACATGTAAATAACATCATGTAGTCAGTCAGCTATCGATGCATTACAGGATCTACAGTTATGACTAGCATCATGCCAACGGCTGCATCGTAATTCGCGAACGATTGATGCTTGCGACTCCATACGCTTCCGTCTTGGCCGACCAACTGACTTCTTGGTGATTGGAGGGCGCACAAGCAGTTCACGGTTGATATCATCTGGTTTGTCATTATTTGGTACTAGAAATATGGCTTCTGCATATGCTTGTCGGTAAGAGTCCAATGTGAAGTAGTCATCGACATATCGATAAATATTTGTGTCTGTCTGCAGTATTGCCTCACATGCATGTTTGTATGGAATGCCATATACCTGCCACCTACGACATGAGCATGTCCGAGCGTTCAAACTGATGCAGTAGTTCTTCTGGTCAACCACTTCAAAATGGTCATTGTCGGAACGGCCGATTAGTAGGTTGTGTGACTTTTCAACAAGTTCCTCAATCTTTCGATGTATGACAGGACATAGACGTCTCTCCCATCTGTGAGATTGTTCACGTCGATGACACAACATGCCCATCAGCTTAAACCTTTGTACAAAAGACAAGTCATGAAATAATAAGCGgtaatattaaaacttaatcggAAACACTATAATTTAATCGTAAACGATGTAACTTAAGCGGTAACAATCAAACTTAAGCGAAatatttgaaacttaattagaaaaattataatttaatcataaacGATGTAAGTTAAGCCAGAAATCTTAATATTAAGCGATAAAAATTAAACTTACAcgaaaaaatttaaacttaatcggaaaaattataatttaatcgtaAACTATGGATCTTAAGCGGAAACAATTAATATTAAGCGAAATCATTGAAACTCAATTgggaacaaataaatttaaacggtaacaaataaatttaagcgAAATGGTGCGTACCTTATCGAGTCTACCATGTTTGTGACAGGGAGGTGGCGTGCCTCTTTTATCCATGCACTAAATGACTCCACCACATTTGAGTACATCTCCCCCCATCTCTCACCTTTGAACATGTAGTTCGCCCAGTGCGCCAGATCGGATTTCTGCATCAACCATTGATGTGCATCCGCCGATGTGTTTAACAGATCGGCAACAACGTCATCGAATTCTTTTTCAGCACATGAAAACGCAATTCTCGATAATATAGACCAGCACCGTTCTTTCAATGACTTGCCATGTCGCACTCCATCCTCACCTACTCCACCACCTAACACCCCCCACATGGGCTTTTCTGACTTTGACTCCAATCCTAACCGTCCATCCAAGCAAGTCATTCTTGCACATTTTGATGCTTGTGGCTCCTAGTCTTCTGGGCTAAAAATTTGCCAGTTGTAGGCTTGTTTCTCTTtcaagaaaatgatgatgagtATGCCTTAAAATTCAATGTATCTCAAGGCCCTATCAATACATGTGGAAAATTCAATGTCTCTAAATAGTAAAATAGCATCTTATTCTCATAGTGAACAGTTCCCTTAGGTTCTAAATTTGTTTTAGAAAGCTCATTGTAGCCCTGTTTCGGGACTCTAGAGTTATTTTTGCATGGATTGAAGGTGTGCCTTAGTTGTTGTATAACTAGCTAAATAAAATTTGGTAGCAACGTTGGGTTGTCTGTGGACATTGTTTTAGAAAGATCATTGTAGCCCTGTTTCGGGACTCTAGAGTTATTTTTGTATAGATTGAAGGCGTGCCTTAGTTGTTGTATAACTAGCTAAATAAAATTTGGTAGCAACGTTGGGTTGTTTGTGGACATTCTTAAGTGAATTGGTTGGTTTAATTTGAGACCTACATCCCCTTAAGTTTTGATGGCTTTCTACCTGAAGGATATTCTGCATTTctgttttattctttatttttacgtTGTGAATGTTGGGAGGGGTTGCTTATTCATGAGGGAGCATAATTGGCTAATTCATTTTGAAGTGATTGGTTTAGGTGTAGCAAAATAAGGTTTTGGTTTATATGTTAGGTGGGTGCCCTAGCTAGGGAGACCATCATGAGAACTTAatgattgatgatatttttccttttatgaCCTTTCCAACTGCCCCTGATCTCAATTTTAAAATACTAGCAGTCTTTGAAATTGTATAGCTTATCtgttattttaattctttaGCTAATGCAATTATTGTTACCGAGAATGAAGGTTAAAATCTAAGTTTGGAATATTTCTATGACTAGTTGGTGGCCATTGTGATTACTGTTGGGGATTTTCGGGTTTTTGGAACAGTGAAAACTACAGAAGTTgctgtagcaattcattgttCACCATATTGTAGTGATTTTACTATTCACACACGACCTGTATACGGGCGCACACCTGCCCGTGAATCTCATTGCGATCTTGTGCGGGCGGTATGCGGGTGCAAGCTTGCCCGCATGTCTCTGTCAcaagtactgttcacagatAGTGTTCATtggtaatgtagcaaatcactatttatgTGCGGGGCTCATGCGGCCACAAAACACCCATACACTTCACTGGCGACCTTACGCGGCCTGTGTACAGTCTGCGTAAACTGCAAACAACCTTGAACAAGATCCTTGAGGCTTCAAAAGTCTTTCCAAATATTTTACAAGTCTTTAAAGCTTCAAAACAAGCTCAAAACACTATTGAACCCCTCAGTTTTTGTTAGAATGATATAAACAAGCATACAACGATTCAAGACAACGATTTTTAGCATAGAAAACCTACAAATCGAGGGaaaaccacgggactccttagagcctcttaaacttGCATCCACTAGGTCAATAATGAGTTACAATGGATcttctctagctaactagaggtttacatgCATGAAGGGAATAACATTCATAGAGAGGTATTTGTATGACattatcaccatcatcatcaacaaggaTGGataatgtcacgccccgacccgtaGGCCCGCTATGTGACAACCGCCACgacaatcccgaggagggacatacaccactcaacccttgagtcatctcaaggctcacaaactcctgctaaacaacaccacaacaacaaagataCCAAAAGCAAGACTTTCACTCAAAAAGTCAACCGTGTAGTAAAAGACATACAAGTCATAGACACAAAGTtaagaacactagtggatccactgcaATAACACAATGCAACCTGTTTAACAGTAAATAAAACAACCTGACTTG from Dioscorea cayenensis subsp. rotundata cultivar TDr96_F1 chromosome 7, TDr96_F1_v2_PseudoChromosome.rev07_lg8_w22 25.fasta, whole genome shotgun sequence carries:
- the LOC120265294 gene encoding uncharacterized protein LOC120265294, producing the protein MTCLDGRLGLESKSEKPMWGVLGGGVGEDGVRHGKSLKERCWSILSRIAFSCAEKEFDDVVADLLNTSADAHQWLMQKSDLAHWANYMFKGERWGEMYSNVVESFSAWIKEARHLPVTNMVDSIRFKLMGMLCHRREQSHRWERRLCPVIHRKIEELVEKSHNLLIGRSDNDHFEVVDQKNYCISLNARTCSCRRWQVYGIPYKHACEAILQTDTNIYRYVDDYFTLDSYRQAYAEAIFLVPNNDKPDDINRELLVRPPITKKSVGRPRRKRMESQASIVRELRCSRWHDASHNCRSCNASIAD